One Manduca sexta isolate Smith_Timp_Sample1 chromosome 28, JHU_Msex_v1.0, whole genome shotgun sequence DNA window includes the following coding sequences:
- the LOC115443334 gene encoding RNA-binding protein 45-like gives MLRKGRGEDSDDFPIYSRLFVICGKNVKEDDLQKAFAQFGSIEDIRVARDYETGASKGVAYIKFSKTSEAANALEEMNNKTISSADHHLVVKVACSRTEIQVDDEDDKYTRLFITLPPYGNADTVQASFQRYGTIVSIQVQKDRQTGLNRGFAYVTFQKFSEAARAYENCDRMYRAIFAMPKNVKRPETAFVSNVQSLAEFTNSSTSLLSVMNVRPGPYTKVKYKCCPHIPSPNVKMLFDLVPGLVNFHHHVDLIKNFGTGFAVYSNPICAAYAVKKLNLFEYPPGINLTVRPDFYHCDVKDLKSMDVSQVVNNLQNAIESAKTSTPDLAHLAQTVAEASKLIKLATSGIPNVPNSNVINYCSVQLPPQKPLADINARTVKRCFLVCKPQPPPLIVLRDIFCRFGDLINVYTLPNKTIGYACYASADAADKAITALHGAEVCGIRIKVIEAEEEAPPKRARYDQRCY, from the coding sequence ATGCTACGTAAAGGACGTGGAGAAGATTCCGATGATTTTCCTATTTATTCCCGCCTGTTTGTAATATGCGGGAAGAATGTAAAAGAAGATGATTTGCAAAAGGCTTTTGCACAATTTGGCTCAATCGAAGACATTCGTGTGGCCCGTGATTACGAAACTGGGGCGAGCAAAGGAGTagcttatataaaattctctaaAACATCTGAAGCAGCGAATGCCTTGGAAGAAATGAACAACAAAACTATAAGCAGTGCAGATCACCATTTGGTAGTAAAAGTGGCATGCAGCAGAACTGAAATACAGGTTGATGATGAAGACGATAAGTATACACGGCTTTTCATAACACTACCTCCGTATGGCAATGCGGATACCGTTCAGGCTTCCTTCCAGAGATACGGCACAATTGTGTCCATTCAGGTGCAAAAAGATCGCCAAACTGGCTTAAACCGGGGCTTTGCTTATGTCACATTCCAAAAATTCTCTGAAGCTGCCAGAGCCTATGAAAACTGTGACAGAATGTACAGAGCTATCTTTGCAATGCCTAAAAATGTTAAGAGGCCTGAGACTGCCTTTGTATCCAATGTGCAGTCATTGGCCGAGTTTACAAACAGCAGTACATCATTGTTATCTGTCATGAATGTTCGTCCAGGTCCTTACACTAAGGTGAAATACAAGTGCTGTCCTCACATCCCATCACCCAATGTTAAAATGTTGTTTGACCTTGTTCCGGGATTGGTAAATTTTCACCACCATGTTGACTTGATCAAAAATTTTGGTACAGGTTTTGCAGTATATTCTAATCCTATCTGCGCTGCGTATGCAGTGAAGAAGTTGAACTTGTTTGAATACCCTCCAGGTATAAATTTAACTGTTAGGCCTGACTTTTACCATTGTGATGTAAAGGATTTGAAATCCATGGATGTATCGCAGGtggtaaataatttacaaaatgctATTGAATCTGCTAAGACCTCTACTCCGGATTTGGCTCATTTAGCCCAAACAGTTGCTGAGGCTTCGAAATTAATCAAGTTAGCAACAAGTGGTATTCCAAATGTTCCCAATAGCAATGTTATAAATTACTGCAGTGTGCAACTTCCCCCTCAAAAACCGTTGGCTGACATCAACGCTCGCACAGTTAAAAGATGTTTCTTAGTTTGCAAACCCCAACCTCCACCTCTGATAGTTTTACGGGACATCTTTTGTCGTTTTGGAGatcttattaatgtttatacttTGCCAAACAAGACTATAGGTTATGCATGCTATGCTTCAGCCGATGCTGCTGACAAAGCCATCACTGCCCTGCATGGAGCAGAGGTATGTGGCATTCGTATTAAGGTAATAGAAGCAGAGGAGGAAGCTCCCCCAAAAAGGGCACGGTATGACCAAAGATGCTATTAG